Proteins encoded in a region of the Dryobates pubescens isolate bDryPub1 chromosome 14, bDryPub1.pri, whole genome shotgun sequence genome:
- the PDP1 gene encoding pyruvate dehyrogenase phosphatase catalytic subunit 1 isoform X2: MCVCPGPRRIAIPVRSSRLPLLSDAMPAPAHLYPLIRNCEISRLCSTVCYCHHRHLCCLSSHFAHSHFRCAPQKKFAALCRPKEDFNYFFHTRDYASTPQRFYLTPPQVNSILKANEYSFKVPEFDGKNVSSVLGFDSNQLPANAPIEDRRSAATCLQTRGMLLGVFDGHAGCACAQAVSERLFYYIAVSLLPHETLLEIENAVESGRALLPILQWHKHPNDYFSKEASKLYFNSLRTYWQELIDLNSGETTDVKEALINAFKRLDNDISLEAQVGDPNSFLNYLVLRVAFSGATACVAHVDGVDLHVANTGDSRAMLGVQEEDGSWSALNLSYDHNAQNEREVERVKTEHPKAEEKSLVKQDRLLGLLMPFRAFGDVKFKWSIELQKRVVESGPDQLNDNEYTKFIPPNYHTPPYLTAEPEVIYHRLRPQDKFLVLATDGLWETMHRQDVARIVGEYLTGVHHQEPIAIGGYKVTLGQMHGLLAERRARFSSVFEDQNAATHLIRHAVGNNEFGTVDHERLSKMLSLPEELARMYRDDMTIIVVQFNSHMIGACQNEEL; the protein is encoded by the coding sequence CAATTCCAGTCCGGAGCTCCAGGCTGCCACTGTTGTCTGATGCCATGCCAGCACCAGCTCATCTGTACCCACTGATTCGTAACTGTGAGATTAGCAGACTATGCAGCACTGTGTGCTACTGCCACCACAGACACCTCTGCTGTTTGTCCTCCCACTTTGCTCACAGTCACTTCAGATGTGCCCCTCAGAAGAAGTTTGCAGCGCTCTGTAGGCCCAAGGAGGACTTCAATTACTTTTTTCACACGCGGGATTATGCTTCTACACCGCAGAGGTTTTACCTCACTCCTCCCCAGGTCAACAGCATTTTGAAGGCAAATGAATACAGCTTCAAAGTCCCAGAATTTGATGGTAAAAATGTGAGCTCTGTCCTTGGCTTTGATAGTAACCAGTTACCTGCCAATGCTCCAATAGAAGACCGGAGGAGTGCTGCCACGTGCTTACAGACCAGAgggatgcttctgggtgtgTTTGATGGCCATGCAGGTTGTGCTTGTGCTCAAGCTGTCAGCGAAAGACTCTTCTACTACATTGCTGTCTCTTTGTTACCTCATGAGACTTTACTTGAAATAGAAAACGCTGTGGAAAGTGGCAGAGCTCTGTTGCCCATTCTACAGTGGCACAAGCATCCTAATGATTATTTCAGCAAAGAAGCTTCCAAGCTTTATTTCAATAGCCTAAGAACTTACTGGCAGGAGCTCATCGATCTCAACAGCGGGGAGACTACTGATGTGAAAGAAGCTTTAATTAATGCTTTTAAGAGGCTTGATAATGATATTTCTTTGGAGGCCCAAGTAGGAGACCCCAATTCTTTTCTCAACTACCTGGTACTGCGAGTAGCATTTTCTGGGGCGACTGCCTGCGTGGCCCACGTGGATGGTGTTGACTTGCACGTTGCAAACACAGGTGACAGTAGGGCAATGCTTGGGGTTCAGGAAGAGGACGGCTCTTGGTCTGCGCTTAACCTGTCCTATGACCACAACGCGCAAAACGAGCGCGAAGTGGAGCGCGTGAAGACGGAGCATCCGAAGGCTGAAGAGAAGAGTCTGGTGAAACAGGATCGCCTCCTGGGCCTCCTGATGCCTTTCAGAGCCTTTGGTGACGTGAAGTTTAAATGGAGTATTGAGCTGCAGAAAAGGGTGGTGGAATCAGGCCCAGACCAGCTGAATGACAATGAATACACAAAGTTTATTCCTCCAAACTATCACACTCCTCCTTACCTCACAGCCGAGCCGGAAGTCATCTATCACAGACTGCGGCCGCAGGATAAGTTCCTGGTGTTGGCCACCGACGGGCTGTGGGAGACGATGCACAGGCAAGACGTGGCGAGGATCGTAGGGGAGTACCTCACTGGCGTTCACCATCAGGAGCCAATCGCCATTGGTGGCTATAAGGTAACTTTGGGACAGATGCACGGCCTCTTGGCGGAACGGAGGGCGAGGTTCTCCTCGGTGTTTGAAGATCAGAACGCAGCCACTCACCTGATACGGCACGCGGTGGGCAACAACGAGTTCGGCACCGTGGATCACGAGCGGCTCTCCAAGATGCTCAGCCTCCCCGAGGAGCTGGCTCGCATGTACAGAGATGACATGACTATTATTGTGGTGCAGTTCAACTCCCACATGATAGGTGCCTGTCAAAACGAGGAGCTGTGA
- the PDP1 gene encoding pyruvate dehyrogenase phosphatase catalytic subunit 1 isoform X3, producing MPAPAHLYPLIRNCEISRLCSTVCYCHHRHLCCLSSHFAHSHFRCAPQKKFAALCRPKEDFNYFFHTRDYASTPQRFYLTPPQVNSILKANEYSFKVPEFDGKNVSSVLGFDSNQLPANAPIEDRRSAATCLQTRGMLLGVFDGHAGCACAQAVSERLFYYIAVSLLPHETLLEIENAVESGRALLPILQWHKHPNDYFSKEASKLYFNSLRTYWQELIDLNSGETTDVKEALINAFKRLDNDISLEAQVGDPNSFLNYLVLRVAFSGATACVAHVDGVDLHVANTGDSRAMLGVQEEDGSWSALNLSYDHNAQNEREVERVKTEHPKAEEKSLVKQDRLLGLLMPFRAFGDVKFKWSIELQKRVVESGPDQLNDNEYTKFIPPNYHTPPYLTAEPEVIYHRLRPQDKFLVLATDGLWETMHRQDVARIVGEYLTGVHHQEPIAIGGYKVTLGQMHGLLAERRARFSSVFEDQNAATHLIRHAVGNNEFGTVDHERLSKMLSLPEELARMYRDDMTIIVVQFNSHMIGACQNEEL from the coding sequence ATGCCAGCACCAGCTCATCTGTACCCACTGATTCGTAACTGTGAGATTAGCAGACTATGCAGCACTGTGTGCTACTGCCACCACAGACACCTCTGCTGTTTGTCCTCCCACTTTGCTCACAGTCACTTCAGATGTGCCCCTCAGAAGAAGTTTGCAGCGCTCTGTAGGCCCAAGGAGGACTTCAATTACTTTTTTCACACGCGGGATTATGCTTCTACACCGCAGAGGTTTTACCTCACTCCTCCCCAGGTCAACAGCATTTTGAAGGCAAATGAATACAGCTTCAAAGTCCCAGAATTTGATGGTAAAAATGTGAGCTCTGTCCTTGGCTTTGATAGTAACCAGTTACCTGCCAATGCTCCAATAGAAGACCGGAGGAGTGCTGCCACGTGCTTACAGACCAGAgggatgcttctgggtgtgTTTGATGGCCATGCAGGTTGTGCTTGTGCTCAAGCTGTCAGCGAAAGACTCTTCTACTACATTGCTGTCTCTTTGTTACCTCATGAGACTTTACTTGAAATAGAAAACGCTGTGGAAAGTGGCAGAGCTCTGTTGCCCATTCTACAGTGGCACAAGCATCCTAATGATTATTTCAGCAAAGAAGCTTCCAAGCTTTATTTCAATAGCCTAAGAACTTACTGGCAGGAGCTCATCGATCTCAACAGCGGGGAGACTACTGATGTGAAAGAAGCTTTAATTAATGCTTTTAAGAGGCTTGATAATGATATTTCTTTGGAGGCCCAAGTAGGAGACCCCAATTCTTTTCTCAACTACCTGGTACTGCGAGTAGCATTTTCTGGGGCGACTGCCTGCGTGGCCCACGTGGATGGTGTTGACTTGCACGTTGCAAACACAGGTGACAGTAGGGCAATGCTTGGGGTTCAGGAAGAGGACGGCTCTTGGTCTGCGCTTAACCTGTCCTATGACCACAACGCGCAAAACGAGCGCGAAGTGGAGCGCGTGAAGACGGAGCATCCGAAGGCTGAAGAGAAGAGTCTGGTGAAACAGGATCGCCTCCTGGGCCTCCTGATGCCTTTCAGAGCCTTTGGTGACGTGAAGTTTAAATGGAGTATTGAGCTGCAGAAAAGGGTGGTGGAATCAGGCCCAGACCAGCTGAATGACAATGAATACACAAAGTTTATTCCTCCAAACTATCACACTCCTCCTTACCTCACAGCCGAGCCGGAAGTCATCTATCACAGACTGCGGCCGCAGGATAAGTTCCTGGTGTTGGCCACCGACGGGCTGTGGGAGACGATGCACAGGCAAGACGTGGCGAGGATCGTAGGGGAGTACCTCACTGGCGTTCACCATCAGGAGCCAATCGCCATTGGTGGCTATAAGGTAACTTTGGGACAGATGCACGGCCTCTTGGCGGAACGGAGGGCGAGGTTCTCCTCGGTGTTTGAAGATCAGAACGCAGCCACTCACCTGATACGGCACGCGGTGGGCAACAACGAGTTCGGCACCGTGGATCACGAGCGGCTCTCCAAGATGCTCAGCCTCCCCGAGGAGCTGGCTCGCATGTACAGAGATGACATGACTATTATTGTGGTGCAGTTCAACTCCCACATGATAGGTGCCTGTCAAAACGAGGAGCTGTGA
- the PDP1 gene encoding pyruvate dehyrogenase phosphatase catalytic subunit 1 isoform X1, with product MLAASCCDRRMCVCPGPRRIAIPVRSSRLPLLSDAMPAPAHLYPLIRNCEISRLCSTVCYCHHRHLCCLSSHFAHSHFRCAPQKKFAALCRPKEDFNYFFHTRDYASTPQRFYLTPPQVNSILKANEYSFKVPEFDGKNVSSVLGFDSNQLPANAPIEDRRSAATCLQTRGMLLGVFDGHAGCACAQAVSERLFYYIAVSLLPHETLLEIENAVESGRALLPILQWHKHPNDYFSKEASKLYFNSLRTYWQELIDLNSGETTDVKEALINAFKRLDNDISLEAQVGDPNSFLNYLVLRVAFSGATACVAHVDGVDLHVANTGDSRAMLGVQEEDGSWSALNLSYDHNAQNEREVERVKTEHPKAEEKSLVKQDRLLGLLMPFRAFGDVKFKWSIELQKRVVESGPDQLNDNEYTKFIPPNYHTPPYLTAEPEVIYHRLRPQDKFLVLATDGLWETMHRQDVARIVGEYLTGVHHQEPIAIGGYKVTLGQMHGLLAERRARFSSVFEDQNAATHLIRHAVGNNEFGTVDHERLSKMLSLPEELARMYRDDMTIIVVQFNSHMIGACQNEEL from the coding sequence CAATTCCAGTCCGGAGCTCCAGGCTGCCACTGTTGTCTGATGCCATGCCAGCACCAGCTCATCTGTACCCACTGATTCGTAACTGTGAGATTAGCAGACTATGCAGCACTGTGTGCTACTGCCACCACAGACACCTCTGCTGTTTGTCCTCCCACTTTGCTCACAGTCACTTCAGATGTGCCCCTCAGAAGAAGTTTGCAGCGCTCTGTAGGCCCAAGGAGGACTTCAATTACTTTTTTCACACGCGGGATTATGCTTCTACACCGCAGAGGTTTTACCTCACTCCTCCCCAGGTCAACAGCATTTTGAAGGCAAATGAATACAGCTTCAAAGTCCCAGAATTTGATGGTAAAAATGTGAGCTCTGTCCTTGGCTTTGATAGTAACCAGTTACCTGCCAATGCTCCAATAGAAGACCGGAGGAGTGCTGCCACGTGCTTACAGACCAGAgggatgcttctgggtgtgTTTGATGGCCATGCAGGTTGTGCTTGTGCTCAAGCTGTCAGCGAAAGACTCTTCTACTACATTGCTGTCTCTTTGTTACCTCATGAGACTTTACTTGAAATAGAAAACGCTGTGGAAAGTGGCAGAGCTCTGTTGCCCATTCTACAGTGGCACAAGCATCCTAATGATTATTTCAGCAAAGAAGCTTCCAAGCTTTATTTCAATAGCCTAAGAACTTACTGGCAGGAGCTCATCGATCTCAACAGCGGGGAGACTACTGATGTGAAAGAAGCTTTAATTAATGCTTTTAAGAGGCTTGATAATGATATTTCTTTGGAGGCCCAAGTAGGAGACCCCAATTCTTTTCTCAACTACCTGGTACTGCGAGTAGCATTTTCTGGGGCGACTGCCTGCGTGGCCCACGTGGATGGTGTTGACTTGCACGTTGCAAACACAGGTGACAGTAGGGCAATGCTTGGGGTTCAGGAAGAGGACGGCTCTTGGTCTGCGCTTAACCTGTCCTATGACCACAACGCGCAAAACGAGCGCGAAGTGGAGCGCGTGAAGACGGAGCATCCGAAGGCTGAAGAGAAGAGTCTGGTGAAACAGGATCGCCTCCTGGGCCTCCTGATGCCTTTCAGAGCCTTTGGTGACGTGAAGTTTAAATGGAGTATTGAGCTGCAGAAAAGGGTGGTGGAATCAGGCCCAGACCAGCTGAATGACAATGAATACACAAAGTTTATTCCTCCAAACTATCACACTCCTCCTTACCTCACAGCCGAGCCGGAAGTCATCTATCACAGACTGCGGCCGCAGGATAAGTTCCTGGTGTTGGCCACCGACGGGCTGTGGGAGACGATGCACAGGCAAGACGTGGCGAGGATCGTAGGGGAGTACCTCACTGGCGTTCACCATCAGGAGCCAATCGCCATTGGTGGCTATAAGGTAACTTTGGGACAGATGCACGGCCTCTTGGCGGAACGGAGGGCGAGGTTCTCCTCGGTGTTTGAAGATCAGAACGCAGCCACTCACCTGATACGGCACGCGGTGGGCAACAACGAGTTCGGCACCGTGGATCACGAGCGGCTCTCCAAGATGCTCAGCCTCCCCGAGGAGCTGGCTCGCATGTACAGAGATGACATGACTATTATTGTGGTGCAGTTCAACTCCCACATGATAGGTGCCTGTCAAAACGAGGAGCTGTGA